A region from the Corticium candelabrum chromosome 14, ooCorCand1.1, whole genome shotgun sequence genome encodes:
- the LOC134189750 gene encoding protein FRA10AC1-like yields the protein MADNFDLSFIGSGGYSSELDESDRKKTWRDDPLAGLKTSREKHGNRAPSKRTAWEERDREEGRARRFHLLGLNAYDRHKLLVNTYFLGKKGIEYFSRSTARDRTDDDVLEQQHRFVWSEADEKRAEENWEMRLAKKYYDKLHKEYCIVDLSNYKRSRNSVGLRWRVEREVVEGKGQFLCGERRCQDKDSLTTWEVNFGYVEQGERKNALVKLRLCPSCARKLNYHHKRKQIRIGKESRLLNKDFQSASKRKQKKHSKETTPKKQRTNDQTENDSNSETLDDENNENDKHVGEEKSIWSGPAKLVGDKTKEDEFDEYLEDMFL from the coding sequence ATGGCGGACAATTTTGACTTGTCTTTCATTGGTTCTGGGGGATATTCCTCCGAATTGGACGAGAGCGACAGAAAAAAGACATGGAGAGATGACCCCTTAGCAGGTCTAAAGACGTCCAGAGAAAAGCACGGTAACAGGGCCCCCTCAAAGAGAACGGCATGGGAAGAGAGAGATAGAGAGGAAGGTAGAGCCAGACGCTTTCATCTCTTGGGTTTAAATGCTTACGACAGGCACAAGCTATTGGTGAACACCTatttcttgggcaagaaaGGCATCGAATATTTCAGTAGATCAACTGCTAGAGACAGAACTGATGATGACGTTCTGGAGCAACAGCATCGGTTTGTGTGGAGCGAAGCGGACGAGAAGCGTGCGGAGGAGAACTGGGAGATGCGACTAGCGAAAAAGTATTATGACAAGCTGCACAAGGAATACTGTATTGTCGACCTGTCAAATTACAAACGGAGTCGAAATTCAGTTGGTCTACGGTGGCGTGTTGAACGCGAAGTTGTTGAAGGAAAAGGCCAGTTTCTATGTGGTGAACGTCGTTGTCAGGACAAAGACAGTCTGACTACGTGGGAGGTGAATTTTGGGTACGTGGAGCAAGGGGAGAGGAAGAATGCATTGGTAAAGTTGAGACTCTGCCCATCGTGTGCAAGGAAATTGAACTACCACCACAAGCGAAAGCAAATACGTATTGGTAAGGAATCTCGGTTACTTAACAAAGACTTCCAATCAGCAAGCAAGCGGAAACAGAAAAAGCACTCTAAAGAAACTAcaccaaagaaacaaagaaccAATGACCAGACTGAAAATGATTCAAATTCGGAAACATTAGATGATGAAAATAATGAAAATGATAAACATGTTGGCGAGGAGAAAAGTATTTGGTCAGGACCTGCCAAATTAGTCGGAGATAAAACTAAAGAGGATGAATTTGACGAGTACTTGGAAGACATGTTTTTGTGA
- the LOC134190336 gene encoding uncharacterized protein LOC134190336, whose protein sequence is MSSKVVLLLLVLCVRSTSSRTAKLEIVSMVFRHGDRSPVGAFPTDPYQKSYWPQGFGQLTQLGMRQHYQLGQYLRRRYMTPGNETYLLNGTYSRDEVFIRSTDTDRTLMSVESLMAAFYKPVERQVFLKNLMWQPVPVHTVSTTDDILLRPYSVNCSRYEQLLKAHEKDDDWIQIMKDNNKLLESVKAHTGVAFNLTPANSFRIWDPIFCQLQHGLSLPQWCSKETLHTLQKIGEFGVSKAFMGREEKKLMSGVFINELVRSLQEKRNGKAKYKKLSVFSAHDLTVAAVLSGLGVYDKTLPPYASVVLIELYSQRRDYFVKIFYHKGPSAEENVALQLLKVPHCSDPCSLDQFIELMSPMMLTAQDFHIQCKNINVKEITTLGHTVAPGVAVVGLAVMVIFIGLLLGCLQMRKNQQLRHTYLDDNEVSTKLNKDFSEQQAYMVSRINCVAFKSVNLFESCLCQFMEAEGIGTPSDNMTGGMTLTRFILVFLPSLCISIKLELVSMVFRHGDRSPVVTFPSDPYQESHWPQGFGQLTQLGMRQQYYLGKYLRHRYMTFGSDTYLLNGTYSRDEVTIRSTDVDRTLMSVESQMAAFYKPVGKQEFLKNLSWQPVPIHTVPVSEDSLLRAYSMDCPRYKQLKAEKRNDDDWLQIMRENKQLLKSVQSYTGVDYSIDPDNVYEIVDPLFCELQHGLKLPAWCTNTTFAVLKNMSTFGVFKMFEGREINRLTSGVFINHIITDMQEKRESKKSHTKKLLVYSAHDTTVAAILSGLGVYDKEIPPYASIVMIELYSDNGKYFVKVFYHKGPSAKLDDLPQLLPIPQCLQECPLDKFVKLMDPITLSEEEFLHECRIVTNDSSTLGKGTIAGIAVLVVVLVIILIGLALWCTRRSFRAKRKYSFVDKRSEQDDSMSDG, encoded by the exons ATGAGTAGCAAGGTGGtgctgttgctgctggtgCTTTGCGTCAGGTCGACATCTTCGCGCACCGCGAAACTAGAGATTGTCAGCATG GTCTTCCGACATGGAGATCGATCACCGGTCGGCGCATTTCCCACCGATCCGTACCAAAAGTCCTACTGGCCTCAAGGCTTTGGTCAGTTGACGCAG TTAGGAATGAGGCAGCACTACCAGTTGGGTCAGTATTTGAGACGTCGTTACATGACACCTGGGAATGAAACATACTTGTTGAATGGAACGTATTCCAGAGACGAG GTGTTCATCAGAAGTACAGACACTGATCGTACATTAATGAGTGTGGAGAGTCTAATGGCAGCCTTTTATAAACCAGTGGAAAGGCAG GTTTTTCTCAAGAACCTGATGTGGCAACCAGTTCCTGTTCATACTGTTTCTACAACTGACGACATT CTACTTCGACCATACAGTGTGAATTGTTCTCGATATGAACAACTACTGAAAGCACACGAAAAGGATGACGACTGGATACAAATAATGAAAGACAACAAT AAGTTGCTTGAGTCAGTGAAAGCTCACACTGGAGTCGCATTCAACTTGACTCCAGCCAATTCGTTTCGTATCTGGGATCCAATCTTTTGTCAG CTACAACATGGTTTGAGTTTGCCACAATGGTGTTCAAAAGAAACATTACATACCCTTCAGAAGATTGGTGAATTTGGAGTTTCTAAGGCATTTATGGGAAGAGAAGAGAAAAAGTTGATGTCTG GTGTCTTTATTAATGAACTCGTGAGAAGTTTGCAAGAGAAAAGGAATGGCAAAGCTAAGTATAAGAAATTGTCTGTTTTCTCAGCT CATGATCTTACAGTTGCAGCAGTACTGAGTGGTCTAGGAGTGTACGATAAAACTCTACCACCATATGCATCAGTAGTCTTAATTGAGCTGTATTCTCAAAGAAG GGACTATTTTGTGAAGATTTTCTATCACAAGGGACCATCTGCTGAGGAAAATGTTGCACTTCAGCTTTTGAAAGTTCCACACTGCTCAGATCCTTGTTCTCTTGATCAATTTATAGA GCTTATGTCACCTATGATGCTCACTGCACAGGACTTTCATATTCAGTGTAAAAATATTAATGTCAAGGAAATTACTACACTTGGCCATACTGTTGCACCGGGAGTTGCTGTCGTGGGACTAGCAGTTATGGTTATCTTCATCGGACTTCTATTGGGGTGCTTACAGATGCGTAAGAATCAACAACTTAGACACACCTATCTTGATGACAATGAAGTCTCCACAAAGCTGAACAAGGACTTTTCAGAA CAACAAGCATATATGGTGAGTAGAATTAATTGTGTTGCATTTAAATCAGTGAATTTGTTCGAGAGTTGTTTGTGTCAATTTATGGAG GCGGAAGGCATAGGAACTCCGAGCGACAACATGACTGGAGGTATGACACTTACACGATTTATTTTAGTTTTCCTTCCTTCTCTTTGCATATCAATAAAATTGGAGCTTGTTAGCATG GTATTTCGTCACGGAGATCGTTCACCTGTCGTAACGTTTCCGTCAGATCCATACCAAGAGTCCCACTGGCCGCAAGGCTTTGGACAGCTTACCCAA TTAGGGATGAGACAACAGTACTATTTGGGAAAGTATTTGAGACATCGCTACATGACGTTTGGAAGTGATACTTATCTGTTGAATGGAACGTATTCGAGAGATGAA GTAACCATACGAAGCACAGATGTCGATCGCACACTGATGAGCGTCGAGAGTCAAATGGCAGCATTCTACAAACCAGTAGGGAAACAG GAATTCTTGAAGAACTTATCTTGGCAACCAGTTCCTATCCACACAGTTCCTGTGTCAGAAGATAGT CTCTTACGAGCATACAGTATGGACTGCCCACGATACAAACAGCTGAAAGCAGAAAAGCGTAACGATGATGATTGGCTTCAAATAATGAGAGAGAATAAA CAACTGCTAAAGTCGGTGCAGTCATACACTGGTGTTGACTACAGCATAGATCCAGACAACGTGTATGAAATAGTTGATCCACTCTTTTGTGAG TTGCAACATGGCCTGAAGTTACCTGCCTGGTGTACCAACACAACATTTGCAGTTTTAaaaaatatgtcaacatttgGCGTATTCAAGATGTTCGAAGGGAGAGAAATCAACAGACTGACTTCAG GTGTTTTTATCAATCATATCATAACTGACATGCAGGAGAAAAGAGAAAGCAAGAAAAGTCACACCAAGAAGCTCTTGGTTTATTCTGCA CATGACACAACTGTGGCTGCCATTTTAAGTGGTCTTGGTGTCTATGACAAAGAGATACCTCCATATGCTTCTATTGTCATGATAGAATTGTATTCTGACAATGG AAAGTACTTTGTGAAAGTTTTCTATCACAAGGGACCGTCCGCCAAGCTTGATGACTTGCCTCAACTATTGCCTATTCCACAATGTTTGCAAGAATGTCCGTTGGACAAATTTGTCAA GCTTATGGATCCTATTACTCTTAGTGAAGAAGAGTTTCTTCATGAGTGCAGGATCGTCACAAATGATTCCAGTACACTTGGAAAGGGAACAATTGCTGGAATTGCTGTTCTAGTAGTGGTTCTTGTCATTATACTTATTGGCTTGGCTTTGTGGTGCACTCGCAGGTCTTTTAGAGCAAAGAGGAAATATTCTTTTGTCGACAAACGATCAGAGCAGGATGATTCAATGTCAGATGGATAA
- the LOC134189976 gene encoding mitogen-activated protein kinase kinase kinase 20-like: MCTTRVGTLQWRAPEIATSQSYGTSADTYSFGIVLWEMQTCDLPFSHYKFGFQIEDAVSAGERPLVPSKCPGDLRKLILDCWHANPKFRPAFPQVLSRLNSILNKICLAPDKKNAKHSA; encoded by the exons ATGTGTACCACAAGAGTTGGAACGCTTCAATGGAGAGCTCCAGAGATAGCAACATCTCAGAGCTACGGAACGTCTGCAGACACCTACAG TTTTGGCATCGTTCTTTGGGAGATGCAAACTTGTGACCTCCCATTCTCTCACTACAAATTTGGCTTTCAAATTGAAGACGCTGTATCAGCAGGTGAGCGACCTCTTGTCCCTAGCAAGTGCCCTGGAGACTTGAGGAAGCTCATCCTTGATTGCTGGCATGCCAATCCAAAATTTCGACCTGCTTTTCCTCAAGTACTAAGTCGATTGAATAGTATATTAAACAAGATTTGTCTTGCCCCAGACAAAAAGAATGCGAAACACAGTGCCTAG